One Mycolicibacterium pulveris genomic region harbors:
- the mraY gene encoding phospho-N-acetylmuramoyl-pentapeptide-transferase, which produces MRQILIAVGIALTVSILLTPVLIRLFTLQGFGHEIREDGPPSHHKKRGTPSMGGVAIVAGIWASYLGTHLVGIVIDGKGPSASGLLVLSLATALGLVGFLDDLIKIRRARNLGLNKTAKSVGILAAAVIFGVLALQFPNADGLTPGSPELSYVREIATVTLPPAIFVLFCVLIVSAWSNAVNLTDGLDGLAAGAMAMVCAAYVLITFWQFRNACATTPGLGCYNVRDPLDLAIVAAATAGACIGFLWWNAAPAKIFMGDTGSLALGGIIAGLSVSSRTEMLAVVLGALFVAEVVSVVVQIMAFRTTGRRVFRMAPFHHHFELVGWAETTVIIRFWLLTAIACGLGVALFYSEWLTTVGA; this is translated from the coding sequence ATGAGGCAGATCCTCATCGCCGTCGGTATCGCGCTGACGGTGTCGATCCTGCTCACCCCGGTGCTGATCCGGCTGTTCACCCTGCAGGGCTTCGGCCACGAGATCCGCGAGGACGGACCACCCAGCCACCACAAGAAGCGGGGCACCCCGTCGATGGGTGGGGTGGCGATCGTCGCCGGCATCTGGGCCAGCTACCTGGGCACCCACCTGGTCGGCATCGTCATCGACGGCAAGGGCCCGTCGGCGTCGGGCCTGCTGGTGCTCAGCCTGGCCACCGCGCTCGGCCTCGTCGGCTTCCTCGACGACCTGATCAAGATCCGGCGGGCCCGCAACCTCGGCCTGAACAAGACCGCCAAGTCCGTGGGCATCCTGGCCGCCGCGGTGATCTTCGGGGTGTTGGCGCTGCAGTTCCCCAACGCCGACGGCCTGACGCCCGGCAGCCCCGAACTGTCCTACGTCCGCGAAATCGCCACGGTCACGCTGCCGCCCGCGATTTTCGTGCTGTTCTGCGTCCTGATCGTCAGCGCCTGGTCGAACGCCGTGAACCTCACCGACGGCCTGGACGGGCTGGCGGCCGGCGCGATGGCCATGGTGTGTGCGGCATACGTGCTGATCACGTTCTGGCAGTTCCGCAACGCCTGCGCAACCACCCCCGGGCTCGGCTGCTACAACGTGCGCGACCCGTTGGACCTGGCGATCGTCGCGGCCGCCACCGCGGGCGCCTGCATCGGCTTTCTGTGGTGGAACGCGGCGCCGGCCAAGATCTTCATGGGCGACACCGGGTCGCTGGCGCTCGGCGGCATCATCGCCGGGCTGTCGGTCTCCAGCCGCACCGAGATGCTGGCGGTGGTGCTCGGCGCGCTGTTCGTCGCCGAGGTGGTCTCGGTGGTCGTGCAGATCATGGCGTTCCGGACCACCGGACGCCGGGTGTTTCGGATGGCGCCCTTCCACCACCACTTCGAGCTGGTGGGCTGGGCGGAGACGACGGTGATCATCCGGTTCTGGCTGTTGACGGCGATCGCCTGCGGGCTGGGGGTGGCGCTCTTCTACAGCGAATGGCTGACCACCGTCGGGGCCTGA
- the ftsZ gene encoding cell division protein FtsZ — MTPPHNYLAVIKVVGIGGGGVNAVNRMIEQGLKGVEFIAINTDAQALLMSDADVKLDVGRDSTRGLGAGADPEVGRKAAEDAKDDIEELLRGADMVFVTAGEGGGTGTGGAPVVANIARKLGALTVGVVTRPFSFEGKRRSQQAEAGITALRESCDTLIVIPNDRLLQMGDAAVSLMDAFRSADEVLLNGVQGITDLITTPGLINVDFADVKGVMSGAGTALMGIGSARGDGRALKAAEIAINSPLLEASMEGAQGVLLSVAGGSDLGLFEINEAASLVQDAAHQDANIIFGTVIDDSLGDEVRVTVIAAGFDSSGPGRKPVVSTSETSPIEPGKAGKVSTSLFEPADAASVPAHTNGATVSIGGDDGGIADDDVDVPPFMRR, encoded by the coding sequence ATGACCCCCCCGCACAACTACCTCGCCGTGATCAAGGTCGTCGGCATCGGCGGTGGCGGCGTCAATGCCGTCAACCGGATGATCGAGCAGGGCCTCAAAGGCGTCGAGTTCATCGCCATCAACACCGACGCGCAGGCGCTGTTGATGAGCGACGCCGACGTCAAGCTCGACGTCGGCCGTGACTCCACCCGGGGCCTGGGCGCCGGCGCCGACCCCGAAGTGGGGCGCAAGGCGGCCGAGGACGCCAAGGACGACATCGAGGAACTGCTGCGCGGCGCCGACATGGTCTTCGTCACCGCCGGTGAGGGCGGTGGCACCGGCACCGGAGGCGCACCGGTCGTCGCCAACATCGCCCGCAAGCTGGGTGCGCTGACCGTCGGCGTGGTGACGCGGCCGTTCTCGTTCGAGGGCAAGCGCCGCAGCCAGCAGGCCGAGGCCGGCATCACCGCGCTGCGGGAGAGCTGCGACACCCTGATCGTGATCCCCAACGACCGGCTGCTGCAGATGGGCGACGCCGCCGTGTCGCTGATGGACGCGTTCCGCAGCGCCGACGAGGTGCTGCTCAACGGCGTGCAGGGCATCACCGACCTGATCACCACCCCGGGCCTGATCAACGTCGACTTCGCCGACGTCAAGGGCGTGATGAGCGGGGCGGGCACGGCGCTGATGGGCATCGGCTCCGCCCGCGGCGACGGGCGCGCGCTCAAGGCCGCCGAGATCGCGATCAACTCACCGCTGCTGGAAGCCTCGATGGAAGGCGCCCAGGGTGTGCTGCTGTCGGTGGCGGGCGGCAGCGATCTGGGGCTGTTCGAGATCAACGAGGCCGCCTCGCTGGTCCAGGACGCCGCGCACCAGGACGCCAACATCATCTTCGGCACCGTCATCGACGACTCGCTGGGCGACGAGGTCCGCGTCACCGTGATCGCCGCCGGGTTCGACTCCAGCGGGCCGGGACGCAAGCCGGTGGTGAGTACGTCGGAGACCTCGCCCATCGAACCGGGCAAGGCGGGCAAGGTGAGCACCTCGCTGTTCGAACCCGCCGACGCGGCCAGCGTGCCGGCCCACACCAACGGCGCGACGGTCAGTATCGGCGGCGACGACGGCGGCATCGCCGACGACGACGTCGACGTGCCACCCTTCATGCGCCGCTGA
- a CDS encoding cell division protein FtsQ/DivIB: MTEPADTNTGDDAATDAATDADGATAPDTGAAPTLPAAAPDYEGPRRRARREREERRAAQARAMAIEKARREAKRRAMGQPAGEAKKLGRGTVRGLKALMWSALISVIVVGLGLLLYFTPLMSVRNIAVIGLDLIPQEEVVGAAAVAPGTPLLQVSTDAVAERVATIRRVASARVQRQYPSTLRITVEERVPVVVKDYPDGPHLFDRDGVDFATEVPPPGVPYLDTEMPGPNDPPTKAALQVMTSLPPEVAAQIARVSAPSVAAITLQLVDGREVVWGTTDRTEEKAVTLAALLTQPGHIYDVSSPDLPTVK, translated from the coding sequence ATGACCGAGCCGGCCGACACCAACACCGGTGACGATGCCGCCACCGATGCCGCCACCGATGCCGACGGCGCGACGGCACCGGACACGGGCGCCGCGCCGACCCTGCCCGCGGCCGCCCCGGACTACGAGGGCCCCCGCCGGCGGGCGCGGCGGGAACGCGAAGAACGCCGTGCGGCCCAGGCCCGCGCCATGGCGATCGAGAAGGCCAGGCGCGAGGCCAAGCGCCGCGCCATGGGGCAGCCGGCCGGCGAGGCGAAAAAGCTTGGCAGGGGCACGGTTCGGGGCCTGAAGGCGTTGATGTGGTCGGCGCTGATCAGCGTCATCGTCGTCGGTCTGGGCCTGCTGCTGTACTTCACCCCGCTGATGTCGGTGCGCAACATCGCGGTCATCGGACTGGACCTGATTCCCCAGGAGGAGGTCGTCGGCGCGGCCGCCGTCGCCCCCGGGACGCCGCTGCTGCAGGTGAGCACCGACGCGGTCGCCGAGCGTGTCGCGACGATCCGCCGGGTGGCCAGCGCGCGTGTGCAGCGCCAGTACCCGTCGACGCTGCGGATCACCGTCGAGGAGCGCGTGCCCGTCGTCGTCAAGGACTACCCGGACGGCCCGCACCTCTTCGACCGCGACGGGGTGGACTTCGCGACCGAAGTGCCGCCGCCCGGGGTGCCCTACCTCGACACCGAGATGCCCGGGCCCAACGACCCGCCCACCAAGGCCGCGCTGCAGGTGATGACCTCGCTTCCACCCGAGGTGGCCGCCCAGATCGCGCGGGTCTCGGCGCCGTCGGTCGCCGCGATCACGCTGCAACTGGTCGACGGCCGGGAAGTGGTGTGGGGCACCACCGATCGCACGGAGGAGAAGGCGGTCACGCTGGCGGCCCTGCTCACCCAGCCCGGACACATCTACGACGTGTCCAGCCCGGATTTGCCTACGGTCAAGTAG
- the ftsW gene encoding putative lipid II flippase FtsW, giving the protein MSNILTRLRNRRSGASPNGAEQSSDARVPRTRFGNWLGRPMTSFHLIIAVAALLTLLGLTMVLSASGVYSYDQDGSPWAVFGKQVLWTVVGLVGCYIALRMPVQMMRSLAFTGFAITIVLLILVLIPGIGKVANGSRGWFVVGGFSMQPSELAKIAFAIWGAHLLAARRMERASLREMLIPLVPAAVVALALIVAQPDLGQTVSLGIILLALLWYAGLPLRVFVSSLFAVIASAAALAMVEGYRSERVMSWLNPTLDTQGSGYQAKQARFALANGGFFGDGLGQGAAKWNYLPNAHNDFIFAIIGEELGFIGAAGLLCLFGLFAYTGMRIARRSADPFLRLVTATATLWIMGQVFINVGYVVGLLPVTGLQLPLISAGGTSTATTLFIIGIMANAARHEPEAVAALRAGRDDRMNRLLRLPLPAPYVPSRTEALRDRLHAQKANQKQRARAAKPARPAAKPARKPASDNRRKAHAAARPVRASRHHGGGRTEKGRRSRTLEGQRYG; this is encoded by the coding sequence ATGAGCAACATCCTCACCCGGTTGCGGAATCGCAGGTCCGGCGCCTCCCCTAACGGTGCCGAGCAATCGTCCGACGCGCGGGTGCCGCGCACCCGGTTCGGCAACTGGCTGGGCCGACCGATGACGTCGTTTCACCTCATCATCGCCGTCGCGGCCCTGCTCACCCTGCTCGGCCTGACGATGGTGCTCTCGGCCTCCGGGGTGTACTCCTACGACCAGGACGGCTCGCCGTGGGCGGTGTTCGGCAAGCAGGTGCTGTGGACCGTCGTCGGCCTGGTCGGCTGCTACATCGCGTTGCGGATGCCGGTGCAGATGATGCGCAGCCTGGCGTTCACCGGGTTCGCCATCACGATCGTGCTGCTGATCCTGGTGCTGATCCCCGGAATCGGCAAGGTGGCCAACGGATCCCGCGGCTGGTTCGTGGTCGGCGGCTTCTCCATGCAGCCGTCGGAGCTGGCGAAGATCGCGTTCGCGATCTGGGGTGCCCACCTGTTGGCGGCGCGCCGGATGGAGCGGGCCTCGCTACGCGAGATGCTGATCCCGCTGGTGCCCGCCGCCGTCGTCGCGCTGGCGCTCATCGTCGCCCAGCCGGACCTGGGACAGACGGTGTCGCTGGGCATCATCCTGCTGGCACTGCTGTGGTATGCCGGGTTGCCGCTGCGGGTGTTCGTGTCCTCGCTGTTCGCCGTCATCGCGTCGGCCGCCGCGCTGGCCATGGTGGAGGGGTACCGCTCCGAGCGGGTGATGTCCTGGCTGAACCCCACCCTGGACACACAGGGCTCGGGATACCAGGCCAAGCAGGCGAGGTTCGCGCTGGCCAACGGCGGGTTCTTCGGGGACGGGCTGGGCCAGGGGGCGGCCAAGTGGAACTACCTGCCCAATGCGCACAACGACTTCATCTTCGCGATCATCGGCGAGGAACTCGGCTTCATCGGGGCCGCCGGGCTGCTGTGTCTGTTCGGGCTGTTCGCCTATACCGGGATGCGGATCGCGCGGCGCTCGGCCGATCCCTTCCTGCGGTTGGTGACCGCGACCGCGACGCTGTGGATCATGGGCCAGGTCTTCATCAACGTCGGATACGTGGTCGGCCTACTGCCGGTCACCGGACTGCAGTTGCCGCTCATCTCCGCCGGTGGAACCTCAACGGCGACAACGCTGTTCATCATCGGCATCATGGCCAACGCGGCGCGGCACGAACCCGAGGCGGTGGCCGCCCTGCGCGCCGGGCGCGACGACCGGATGAACCGGCTGTTGCGGCTGCCCCTGCCCGCGCCCTATGTGCCCAGCCGCACCGAAGCGCTGCGCGACCGACTGCACGCGCAGAAGGCGAACCAGAAACAGCGCGCCCGGGCGGCCAAACCCGCGAGACCCGCCGCGAAACCCGCGCGCAAACCGGCCTCCGACAACCGGCGCAAAGCCCACGCGGCTGCTCGGCCGGTGCGGGCCTCAAGGCATCATGGAGGCGGCCGAACGGAGAAGGGCCGACGATCGCGCACATTGGAAGGTCAGCGTTACGGGTGA
- a CDS encoding UDP-N-acetylmuramoyl-tripeptide--D-alanyl-D-alanine ligase yields the protein MIALSLARIADIVGGRLVDISAEEAATTRVTGTVEFDSRAVTPGGLFLALPGARSDGHDHAAAAVAAGAVGVLAARPVGVPAIVVTPTPATTDRGGLVFEHDADGSGVAVLGALAKLAAAVAAELVHGGLKVIGITGSSGKTSTKDLVAAVLAPLGEVVAPPGSFNNELGHPWTVLRATEATDFLVLEMSARHRGNVAALAEIAVPSIAVVLNVGTAHLGEFGSREAIAETKAELPQAVPPDGVVILNVDDTAVAAMAERTRARVIRVSREPGARADVWAEAVTLDALARPRFRLHSGGRHVDVALAVHGDHQVSNALCAAAVALECGATLEQVATALAAAGPVSKHRMAVVTRDDGVTIVNDAYNANPDSMRAGLKALAWMARVGGGRRSWAVLGEMAELGDDAISEHDNIGRLAVRLDVSRLVVVGTGRAMSAMHHGAVMEGSWGSEATMVPDADAALALLRAELRPGDVVLVKASNAAGLGPLADALATDGTTG from the coding sequence GTGATCGCCCTGTCGCTGGCCCGGATCGCCGACATCGTCGGGGGCCGCCTCGTCGACATCAGCGCGGAGGAGGCCGCGACCACTCGCGTCACCGGAACCGTCGAATTCGACTCGCGCGCGGTCACACCCGGCGGGTTGTTCCTCGCGCTTCCCGGCGCGCGCTCCGACGGGCACGACCACGCCGCGGCCGCCGTCGCCGCGGGTGCGGTCGGGGTGCTGGCCGCCCGGCCGGTCGGGGTACCCGCCATCGTCGTGACGCCGACGCCCGCGACGACCGACCGCGGCGGTTTGGTGTTCGAACACGACGCCGACGGCTCGGGGGTGGCGGTGCTGGGGGCGCTGGCCAAGCTGGCCGCCGCGGTGGCCGCCGAACTCGTCCACGGCGGGCTGAAAGTCATTGGGATCACCGGCTCCTCGGGCAAGACCTCCACCAAGGACCTGGTGGCGGCGGTGCTGGCCCCGCTCGGGGAGGTGGTCGCGCCGCCGGGCTCGTTCAACAACGAGCTCGGCCATCCCTGGACGGTGTTGCGCGCCACCGAGGCCACCGACTTCCTGGTGCTGGAGATGTCCGCGCGGCATCGGGGCAACGTCGCCGCGCTGGCCGAGATCGCCGTCCCGTCGATCGCGGTCGTGCTCAACGTCGGCACCGCACACCTCGGCGAGTTCGGTTCGCGCGAGGCCATCGCGGAGACCAAAGCCGAACTGCCCCAAGCCGTTCCGCCCGACGGCGTGGTGATCCTCAACGTCGACGACACCGCTGTGGCGGCGATGGCCGAGCGGACCCGTGCCCGGGTGATCCGGGTCAGCCGCGAGCCGGGCGCCCGCGCGGACGTGTGGGCGGAGGCGGTCACGCTGGATGCGTTGGCGCGCCCGCGCTTTCGCCTTCACTCCGGCGGTCGGCACGTCGATGTCGCGCTGGCGGTGCACGGCGATCACCAGGTGTCCAACGCGCTGTGCGCGGCGGCCGTCGCGCTCGAATGCGGCGCCACCCTCGAGCAGGTGGCCACCGCGCTGGCCGCGGCAGGACCGGTGTCCAAGCACCGCATGGCGGTCGTCACCCGCGACGACGGCGTCACGATCGTCAACGACGCCTACAACGCCAACCCGGACTCGATGCGGGCCGGGTTGAAGGCGCTGGCCTGGATGGCCCGCGTGGGCGGCGGGCGCCGCAGCTGGGCGGTGCTCGGCGAGATGGCCGAGTTGGGCGACGACGCGATATCCGAGCATGACAACATCGGGCGGCTGGCCGTGCGATTAGATGTCTCACGACTCGTCGTCGTAGGAACCGGGAGGGCTATGAGCGCCATGCACCACGGGGCGGTCATGGAGGGATCGTGGGGCTCTGAGGCCACCATGGTCCCCGACGCCGACGCCGCGCTGGCGTTGCTGCGGGCCGAACTGCGGCCCGGCGACGTGGTGCTGGTGAAGGCGTCCAACGCGGCAGGCCTCGGGCCGCTGGCCGACGCGCTGGCCACCGATGGGACCACCGGATGA
- the murG gene encoding undecaprenyldiphospho-muramoylpentapeptide beta-N-acetylglucosaminyltransferase has translation MAVADALTALDPTVRITALGTERGLETTLVPERGYHLELITPVPLPRKLSGDLLRLPLRVRRAVRQTRAVLDDVGADVVVGFGGYVALPAYLAARGGLARRRVPVVVHEANASAGWANRVGARTARRVLSAVPDPGLRDEVEVVGVPVRAAITTLDRMALRAEARAHFGFADDAKVLLVFGGSQGAQSLNRAVAAAAKDLAAAGVSVLHAHGKKNTLDLREPADGDPPYVAVPYLNRMDLAYAAADLAICRSGAMTVAEVTAVGLPAVYVPLPIGNGEQRLNALPVVNAGGGLIVDDAELSPGFVADTVAGLLTDTGRLQSMTAAAALAGHRDAARRVAQIAIDVAKADREGVR, from the coding sequence ATGGCGGTCGCCGACGCCCTGACCGCGCTCGATCCCACTGTGCGGATCACCGCGCTGGGCACCGAGCGCGGGTTGGAAACCACGCTGGTCCCCGAACGCGGATATCACCTTGAGCTGATCACGCCCGTGCCGCTGCCGCGCAAACTGTCGGGTGATCTGCTGCGGCTGCCCCTGCGGGTGCGCCGCGCGGTGCGGCAGACCCGCGCGGTGCTCGACGACGTCGGCGCCGACGTCGTCGTCGGGTTCGGCGGATACGTCGCATTGCCCGCGTACCTGGCGGCGCGAGGCGGGCTGGCCCGCCGCCGCGTGCCCGTGGTGGTGCACGAAGCCAACGCCAGTGCGGGCTGGGCCAACCGGGTGGGCGCCCGCACGGCGCGCCGCGTGCTCTCGGCGGTTCCGGACCCCGGATTGCGCGACGAGGTCGAGGTGGTGGGGGTGCCGGTGCGCGCGGCCATCACCACGCTGGACCGGATGGCGTTACGGGCCGAGGCGCGAGCACATTTCGGGTTCGCCGACGACGCGAAGGTGCTGCTGGTCTTCGGCGGCTCCCAAGGTGCCCAGTCGCTCAACCGCGCCGTCGCTGCGGCAGCCAAAGACCTTGCCGCCGCGGGGGTCTCGGTCCTGCATGCGCACGGTAAGAAGAACACCCTCGATCTTCGCGAGCCCGCTGACGGCGACCCGCCCTACGTCGCCGTTCCCTACCTGAACCGGATGGACCTCGCCTACGCCGCAGCGGATCTGGCGATCTGCCGCTCGGGGGCGATGACGGTCGCCGAGGTGACCGCGGTCGGCCTGCCCGCCGTCTATGTGCCGTTGCCCATCGGCAACGGCGAACAACGGCTCAACGCGCTGCCCGTCGTCAACGCGGGGGGCGGGCTGATCGTCGACGACGCCGAGTTGTCACCGGGTTTCGTCGCCGACACGGTGGCCGGCCTGCTCACCGACACCGGCAGGTTGCAGTCGATGACCGCGGCAGCCGCCCTCGCCGGGCACCGCGACGCCGCGCGGCGCGTCGCGCAGATCGCCATCGACGTCGCCAAAGCCGATCGTGAGGGTGTGCGGTGA
- the murC gene encoding UDP-N-acetylmuramate--L-alanine ligase has protein sequence MVGIGGAGMSGIARILLDRGGMVSGSDAKESRGVVALRARGAAIRIGHDESSLDLLPGGPTAVVTTHAAIPKTNPELVEARRRGIPVVLRPVVLAKLMAGHTTLMVTGTHGKTTTTSMLIVGLQHSGFDPSFAVGGDLGEAGTNAHNGSGDCFVAEADESDGSLLEYTPDVAVVTNIEADHLDYFGSVDAYGAVFDDFVERLKPGGALVICADDPGAAALGERTAALGIRVLRYGGDPTQSLAATLLSWEQHDTGAVAHVQLADEPRPRVMRLSVPGRHMALNALGALLAAMQVGAPVDAVLDGLAGFEGVRRRFELVGTAGGVRVFDDYAHHPTEVRATLSAVRTVTEQAGGGRSIVVFQPHLYSRTETFAREFGRALDGADQVVVLDVYAAREQPIAGVSGVSVAEHVSVPVRYVPDFSAVAEQVAEIAEPADIVVTMGAGDVTMLGTEILAALQAKANRSAPGRSGTALR, from the coding sequence ATGGTCGGCATCGGGGGAGCGGGCATGTCGGGCATCGCGCGCATCCTGCTGGACCGTGGCGGCATGGTGTCGGGTTCCGACGCGAAGGAATCCCGCGGTGTCGTCGCGTTGCGCGCACGCGGGGCGGCGATCCGCATCGGTCACGACGAGTCCTCGCTGGACCTGCTGCCCGGCGGCCCGACGGCGGTGGTGACCACGCACGCCGCGATACCCAAGACCAACCCCGAGCTCGTCGAGGCCCGCAGGCGGGGAATCCCGGTGGTGCTGCGCCCGGTGGTGCTGGCCAAGCTGATGGCGGGGCACACCACGTTGATGGTGACCGGCACCCACGGCAAGACGACCACCACATCGATGCTCATAGTGGGGTTGCAGCACAGCGGTTTTGATCCGTCGTTCGCCGTCGGCGGCGATCTGGGGGAAGCGGGCACCAACGCGCACAACGGCAGCGGCGACTGTTTCGTCGCCGAGGCCGACGAGAGCGACGGATCGCTGCTGGAGTACACCCCCGACGTCGCGGTCGTGACCAACATCGAGGCCGATCATCTGGACTACTTCGGCAGCGTGGACGCCTACGGGGCGGTGTTCGACGATTTCGTCGAGCGGCTCAAACCCGGTGGAGCGCTTGTTATCTGCGCCGACGACCCCGGCGCGGCCGCGCTCGGCGAGCGCACCGCGGCGCTGGGCATCAGGGTGCTGCGCTACGGCGGCGACCCAACTCAGTCCCTCGCGGCCACGCTTTTGAGCTGGGAGCAGCACGACACCGGCGCGGTGGCCCACGTCCAGTTGGCCGATGAGCCGCGCCCACGGGTGATGCGGCTTTCGGTGCCCGGTCGACACATGGCGCTCAACGCGCTCGGTGCGCTGCTGGCGGCGATGCAGGTCGGCGCCCCGGTCGACGCGGTCCTGGACGGTCTGGCCGGCTTCGAAGGCGTCCGCAGGCGTTTCGAGTTGGTGGGAACAGCCGGTGGGGTCCGCGTCTTCGACGACTACGCGCATCACCCGACGGAGGTCCGTGCGACGCTGAGCGCGGTGCGCACGGTGACCGAGCAGGCCGGGGGAGGCCGCTCGATCGTCGTGTTCCAGCCGCACTTGTATTCGCGCACAGAGACTTTCGCCCGCGAGTTCGGAAGAGCCCTCGACGGCGCAGACCAGGTGGTGGTGCTCGACGTGTACGCGGCGCGCGAGCAGCCGATCGCCGGGGTGAGCGGGGTCAGCGTCGCCGAACACGTCAGCGTGCCGGTGCGATACGTCCCGGACTTCTCCGCCGTCGCCGAACAGGTCGCCGAAATCGCCGAGCCCGCCGACATCGTCGTCACCATGGGCGCCGGCGACGTGACCATGCTGGGCACCGAAATCCTGGCCGCGCTGCAGGCCAAGGCCAACCGCAGCGCGCCGGGCCGATCCGGAACCGCGCTGCGATGA
- the murD gene encoding UDP-N-acetylmuramoyl-L-alanine--D-glutamate ligase, which translates to MTELAPLVRGARVLVTGAGLTGRSVSAVLEPTGVRLTICDDDPLALQRLITPAAVVTTAQAEADIGDYALVVTSPGFSPDTPVLAAAARAGVPIWGDVELAWRLDRAGEFGPPRRWLVVTGTNGKTTTTSMLHAMLIAAGRRAALCGNIGNPVLDVLAEPSDILAVELSSFQLHWAPSLRPDAGAVLNVAEDHLDWHGSLAAYARDKARVLDGRVAVVGLDDPLASTLLETAAAPVRTGFRLGAPGPGELGVRDGMLIDNAFGDQVRLAEAAAIPLAGPIGVLDALGAAALARAVDVPAEAIAAAMSRFQVGRHRAEVVATVDGVTYVDDSKATNPHAAQASIAAYPRVVWIAGGLLKGASVDELVASVADRLVGAVLIGRDREVIANALSRHAPNVPVVTPVTGEDFGMLGANGTDETGRMVMSAVVAAAQDLAEPGDTVLLAPAGASFDQFSSYGHRGDAFAEAVRALSR; encoded by the coding sequence GTGACCGAGCTCGCCCCGCTGGTGCGCGGCGCCCGGGTCCTGGTCACCGGCGCCGGGCTCACCGGCCGCTCGGTCAGCGCCGTGCTCGAACCGACCGGCGTGCGGCTGACGATCTGCGACGACGACCCGCTGGCCCTGCAACGCCTGATCACCCCCGCCGCCGTGGTGACCACCGCGCAGGCCGAGGCCGATATCGGCGATTACGCGCTGGTGGTCACCAGCCCCGGCTTCTCGCCCGACACCCCGGTGCTGGCCGCGGCGGCGCGCGCCGGGGTGCCGATCTGGGGCGACGTCGAACTGGCGTGGCGGCTGGATCGCGCGGGTGAATTCGGTCCGCCGCGCCGCTGGCTCGTGGTGACCGGCACCAACGGTAAGACCACCACCACCTCGATGCTGCACGCCATGCTGATCGCGGCGGGCCGACGCGCCGCGCTGTGCGGCAACATCGGCAACCCGGTGCTCGACGTGCTCGCCGAACCGTCGGACATCTTGGCCGTCGAGCTGTCCAGCTTCCAACTGCACTGGGCGCCGTCGCTGCGACCCGACGCCGGCGCGGTGCTCAACGTCGCCGAGGACCACCTGGACTGGCACGGCTCGCTGGCGGCGTACGCCCGCGACAAGGCCCGGGTGCTCGACGGCCGGGTCGCCGTCGTCGGGCTCGACGACCCGCTGGCGTCGACCCTGCTCGAGACCGCCGCGGCGCCGGTGCGCACCGGGTTCCGGCTCGGGGCGCCGGGCCCGGGCGAGCTCGGCGTGCGCGACGGGATGTTGATCGACAACGCGTTCGGCGACCAGGTTCGGCTGGCCGAGGCGGCCGCGATCCCGCTCGCCGGTCCGATCGGTGTGCTCGACGCGCTCGGCGCGGCCGCGCTGGCCCGCGCCGTCGACGTGCCCGCCGAGGCCATCGCCGCCGCCATGAGCCGCTTCCAGGTCGGCAGGCACCGCGCCGAGGTCGTCGCGACAGTCGACGGCGTCACCTACGTCGACGACTCCAAGGCCACCAACCCCCACGCCGCGCAGGCCTCGATCGCCGCCTATCCGCGGGTGGTGTGGATCGCCGGGGGGCTGCTCAAGGGCGCCTCGGTCGATGAACTGGTGGCATCGGTGGCGGACCGGCTGGTCGGCGCCGTGCTGATCGGGCGCGACCGCGAGGTCATTGCCAATGCGTTATCGCGACACGCACCGAATGTCCCCGTCGTTACGCCTGTGACGGGGGAGGATTTTGGGATGCTTGGGGCAAATGGGACAGATGAGACAGGGCGGATGGTGATGTCAGCCGTCGTGGCCGCCGCCCAGGACCTGGCCGAACCCGGCGACACCGTGCTGTTGGCGCCCGCCGGGGCATCCTTCGACCAGTTCAGCAGCTACGGGCACCGCGGCGATGCGTTCGCCGAGGCCGTCCGCGCCCTGTCCCGGTAG